One window of Candidatus Mycobacterium wuenschmannii genomic DNA carries:
- a CDS encoding alpha/beta hydrolase, giving the protein MTRMDAPDWQPSLASHLVAMSSRTTLRPLAQLMPSNAYGLAVMDRVLRTALVASRPRRGVTVRKVDTVFAGGPVRGDWITTPAINPHANPLLYIHGGAYSMCSPETHRGLLGELASASGRPIFAVKYRLAPRYPYPAAADDALNAYRWLTSGGSPGSCQRTVAVAGDSAGGQLTMATALGARAGGLPLPDAMLLMSPVLDLRCELARAREIRRRDPFASAQSAARALDLYVGGADRGDPRLSVLDADLTSMPPILIQVGGREMLIDDSRRLAERLQSAGSHVEIQVYRGQIHVFQAMFRILPEARDAIHRAGRFLRVDDGRKLGQKRR; this is encoded by the coding sequence GTGACCAGAATGGATGCCCCTGACTGGCAGCCCAGTCTTGCCAGTCATCTCGTCGCGATGTCCTCGCGAACCACGCTGCGGCCACTGGCGCAGCTGATGCCATCAAACGCCTACGGACTTGCGGTGATGGATCGCGTGCTTCGAACAGCGCTCGTAGCCTCACGGCCTCGGCGCGGCGTCACAGTGCGCAAGGTTGACACTGTATTCGCCGGAGGCCCCGTTCGTGGGGACTGGATCACCACGCCTGCCATTAATCCGCATGCCAACCCTTTGCTGTACATCCACGGCGGCGCCTATTCTATGTGCTCGCCGGAGACGCACCGCGGTCTTCTTGGTGAACTCGCCTCGGCGAGCGGGCGCCCCATCTTCGCAGTGAAGTATCGTCTTGCCCCGCGGTATCCCTATCCCGCAGCCGCGGACGATGCGCTGAATGCGTATCGCTGGCTTACCAGCGGAGGGTCCCCGGGTTCTTGCCAGCGCACCGTCGCGGTTGCCGGAGATTCAGCGGGCGGTCAGCTCACGATGGCCACGGCCTTGGGCGCACGTGCAGGTGGATTGCCGCTCCCTGATGCGATGCTGCTGATGTCTCCCGTCCTGGATCTCAGGTGCGAACTTGCCAGAGCGCGTGAAATTCGCCGCCGGGATCCTTTTGCCTCCGCTCAATCAGCGGCGCGCGCTCTTGACCTCTACGTAGGTGGCGCAGATCGCGGAGATCCGCGCCTCAGCGTGCTTGACGCGGACCTGACCTCGATGCCGCCGATCCTCATTCAGGTGGGCGGGAGAGAAATGTTGATCGATGACTCGCGCCGTCTCGCCGAGCGACTTCAATCAGCTGGATCCCACGTCGAGATCCAGGTATACCGGGGACAGATCCATGTATTCCAGGCTATGTTCCGGATTCTTCCCGAAGCCCGAGACGCGATTCATCGAGCGGGACGCTTCCTTCGTGTTGACGACGGTCGAAAATTGGGCCAGAAGCGACGGTAA